The Muricauda sp. SCSIO 65647 genome includes a region encoding these proteins:
- a CDS encoding N-acetylmuramoyl-L-alanine amidase — protein MKSAFRLNRSKYFFCFFLLPMLVVAQDSLRTVVAKQGDGIYSLLRENGINPTKFYNQFVALNAKDLGEDEVLYMGRTYLLPDTLSIGKVDKIEDEIKYPIFGEDFARVDSVSNRLGDTVYYLISGHGGPDPGAVDRYDGKLIAEDEYAYDVTLRLARELLSHGAEVHIIVQDGNDGIRDDRILEVDTDEIVIPDQAIPLKQLARLKQRTEAVNDLYSKNRGKYQRLLVTHVDSRSRGTNIDVFFYHHEKSKNGKRLAESIHLTFLRKYRKFQPNRVYNGTFMERSGLYVVKNTLPAMAYIEIGNLRSKKDQRRILDPDNRQALAKWISEGILLDYESSKMGGSK, from the coding sequence ATGAAGAGTGCTTTTCGCTTGAACCGATCAAAATACTTTTTCTGCTTTTTCTTACTTCCGATGTTGGTCGTGGCGCAAGACTCGTTGCGAACGGTCGTGGCAAAGCAGGGCGATGGTATCTATTCGCTGCTTCGAGAAAATGGAATCAACCCCACTAAGTTCTATAACCAGTTTGTAGCGCTAAATGCTAAAGATTTAGGAGAAGATGAGGTTTTGTACATGGGGCGCACCTATTTGTTGCCCGATACCTTGTCAATTGGGAAAGTTGACAAAATAGAAGATGAGATCAAATATCCCATCTTTGGTGAAGATTTTGCCAGGGTTGATTCTGTAAGCAATCGACTGGGTGATACCGTTTATTATTTGATTTCGGGCCATGGCGGTCCAGACCCGGGTGCGGTCGATAGATATGATGGTAAATTGATTGCCGAAGATGAGTATGCCTATGATGTGACACTGCGTTTGGCTCGAGAATTACTGTCTCATGGCGCAGAGGTGCACATTATAGTTCAAGACGGGAATGATGGTATTCGCGATGACCGGATACTTGAAGTGGATACGGACGAAATCGTCATTCCCGACCAAGCTATTCCGCTGAAGCAGTTGGCGCGTTTGAAACAGCGAACCGAAGCGGTGAACGATTTGTATTCAAAGAACCGCGGCAAGTACCAACGACTGTTGGTCACCCATGTTGACAGCCGTAGCAGGGGCACTAATATCGATGTGTTCTTTTACCACCATGAGAAAAGCAAAAACGGCAAAAGATTGGCCGAGAGCATACACCTGACGTTTTTGAGAAAGTATAGGAAGTTTCAGCCCAATCGGGTCTATAACGGCACATTTATGGAACGAAGCGGCCTGTATGTGGTCAAAAACACACTTCCCGCAATGGCCTATATTGAGATTGGGAACCTTAGGAGCAAAAAAGACCAGCGGCGTATTTTAGATCCAGACAATCGGCAGGCATTGGCCAAATGGATATCAGAGGGCATTCTTTTAGATTACGAGTCTTCGAAAATGGGCGGGTCAAAGTAA
- a CDS encoding TIGR04283 family arsenosugar biosynthesis glycosyltransferase: MATPKISIIIPTLNEAKLIGSLLQHLFQTSDKKNIAEILVIDGGSTDQTVQTALKFGASVHKAKRGRASQMNLGASKAVGDILYFLHADTLPPKNFDLFIVQAVEEKSQSGCFRMRFDSKNPVLRFFAWLSRINHTLCRGGDQSLFVTKEVFFGNGGFNENYLIYEDSEFIGRLYKHAHFKVLPQRVTTSARKYRQKGWLKVQFHFAMIHLKNYLGAGPDELYRYYSKKLL, from the coding sequence ATGGCCACCCCAAAAATCAGCATTATCATCCCTACGCTTAATGAGGCAAAATTAATCGGGAGTCTGTTACAGCACCTATTTCAGACCAGCGACAAAAAAAACATCGCCGAGATTCTTGTAATCGATGGGGGCAGTACCGACCAAACTGTTCAAACTGCCTTAAAGTTTGGTGCCTCAGTGCATAAGGCCAAACGGGGTAGGGCAAGTCAAATGAACCTGGGTGCTTCAAAGGCAGTGGGTGATATCTTGTACTTTTTACATGCGGATACCTTACCGCCAAAGAATTTTGACCTTTTCATCGTACAAGCTGTTGAAGAGAAAAGTCAATCAGGCTGTTTTCGTATGCGATTTGATAGCAAAAACCCCGTTCTGCGTTTTTTTGCTTGGCTGTCAAGAATCAACCACACACTATGCCGCGGGGGTGACCAATCACTTTTCGTTACCAAAGAGGTATTTTTTGGAAATGGTGGATTCAATGAGAATTACTTGATTTATGAAGACAGTGAGTTCATTGGTAGATTGTACAAACATGCCCATTTCAAGGTCTTGCCCCAACGTGTGACCACCTCGGCCAGAAAGTATAGGCAAAAAGGCTGGCTGAAAGTACAGTTTCACTTTGCCATGATACATCTCAAGAATTATTTGGGTGCGGGGCCAGATGAGTTATACCGTTACTATTCAAAAAAATTACTTTGA
- a CDS encoding purine-nucleoside phosphorylase produces MTQKQLDESVAHLRSKGFDTPDIGIVLGTGLGQMVDEIEDPIVAHYNHIPYFPLATVEFHSGKLIYGTIAGKKVVVMQGRFHLYEGYDFLDITYPIRVMHQLGIKRLFISNAAGAINLDFKKGDIMLIEDHINLQGSSPLAFKNVTAFGDRFVDMSEPYDVEMRVKIEAIAKRESISLQKGVYVSVVGPQLETKAEYRMLKTLGADAVGMSTVPEVIVANHLRLPIVAVSVLTDECDPDNLRPINIQEIIEIAAKTEPKMIKLFKGLIEEL; encoded by the coding sequence ATGACGCAAAAACAGTTGGACGAATCGGTCGCCCATTTAAGATCAAAAGGGTTTGACACGCCAGATATCGGTATTGTTCTGGGCACGGGCCTAGGTCAAATGGTCGATGAAATTGAAGATCCCATTGTGGCACACTATAACCACATTCCTTACTTTCCCTTGGCCACGGTCGAGTTTCACTCGGGCAAGTTGATCTACGGTACCATTGCGGGCAAAAAGGTGGTGGTGATGCAGGGGCGTTTCCACTTATATGAGGGCTATGATTTCTTGGATATTACCTACCCCATCAGGGTCATGCACCAACTGGGCATCAAGAGACTTTTCATCTCCAATGCTGCGGGTGCCATCAACCTCGATTTCAAAAAGGGAGACATCATGCTCATTGAAGACCATATCAACCTACAGGGCAGCTCACCTTTGGCTTTCAAAAATGTGACAGCATTTGGAGACCGCTTTGTCGATATGAGCGAACCCTATGATGTTGAAATGCGCGTTAAAATTGAAGCGATAGCCAAAAGGGAATCGATTTCTTTGCAAAAAGGCGTTTATGTTTCAGTTGTTGGCCCACAATTGGAAACGAAAGCTGAATACCGCATGCTGAAAACTTTGGGGGCCGATGCCGTGGGCATGAGCACCGTGCCCGAGGTTATTGTGGCCAACCATTTACGACTGCCCATTGTAGCTGTTTCAGTACTTACCGACGAGTGCGATCCCGATAATCTGAGGCCTATCAATATTCAGGAGATTATTGAGATAGCCGCCAAGACAGAGCCGAAGATGATCAAATTGTTCAAAGGGCTGATCGAAGAACTTTAA
- a CDS encoding TIGR04282 family arsenosugar biosynthesis glycosyltransferase, with the protein MSNPKSLLLIFTRNPEPGKCKTRLAKTIGDEAALEVYLFLLRHTQKITQYLTVEKRVYYSEEIWDDDIWKDGNYTKKLQLGNDLGERMQDAFQAGFNDRFEKIIIIGSDMYELSEADLNKAFDALDDSDYVVGPAHDGGYYLLGMKKMNAKLFKNKKWGTESVLQATLTDLKNDQITLLEERNDVDLYKDIKGIEAFKPFLKHMEE; encoded by the coding sequence ATGAGCAACCCGAAGAGCTTACTCCTTATTTTCACCCGAAACCCTGAACCCGGCAAATGTAAGACCCGTCTGGCAAAGACCATTGGCGACGAGGCCGCTCTGGAGGTTTACCTTTTTTTATTACGGCACACACAGAAAATCACCCAATATCTAACGGTCGAAAAACGGGTCTATTACTCTGAAGAAATTTGGGATGATGATATTTGGAAGGATGGCAACTACACCAAAAAACTACAGCTGGGAAACGATTTGGGCGAGCGCATGCAAGATGCCTTCCAAGCTGGTTTTAATGATAGATTTGAAAAAATCATCATCATCGGCAGTGATATGTACGAGCTATCGGAAGCCGATCTGAACAAAGCATTTGATGCCTTGGATGATTCTGATTATGTAGTCGGACCCGCGCATGATGGGGGCTATTATCTGTTGGGAATGAAAAAAATGAACGCCAAGTTGTTCAAGAACAAGAAATGGGGCACTGAGAGTGTACTGCAAGCTACATTGACCGATTTAAAAAATGATCAAATCACTTTGCTCGAAGAGCGAAATGATGTTGATTTGTACAAAGACATCAAAGGCATCGAGGCTTTCAAACCTTTTTTAAAACATATGGAAGAATGA
- a CDS encoding PVC-type heme-binding CxxCH protein: MAEHHFLAHYLRGESILKKIPCFSFFLLLAFGCDDHTGIALQRHDRIVIVGSNMASRMMDFGHFETELHLRHPEDSLFIRNMADGGNTPGFWPHSGRKTPWAFEGADAFHKGELSNDTNSQGHFDYPDEWLSRLKPDIVLAFFGYNSSFNGKVGLENFRAELQAYVRHILSKKYNGANSPKLVLVSPNAFQDLSKILDVPDGSIENDRLFEYCNAMREVARANNVVFIDVFAESKKWYKKGEPLTIDGVQLNDKGYQRLAKYLADEIFGKQRPEMIHADLVLQAVDEKNWMWHNDYKIPNGVHVYGRRYKPYGPDNYPDELKKIREMTAIRDTAIWEALQGHKRNLSKYDGLTHQLPEVKTNYTLGNGAKGAQYLYGEDAVATIRTATGYKVELFASEKEFPDLANPVQMSFDNKGRLWVATMPSYPHYRPGDSKPNDKIIILEDTDEDGKADTQTVFADGLHVPVGFEITANGVFVSQATHLKHFKDTDGDDRADEVEIVLSGFDDHDTHHTISAFCADPSGAIYMGEGVFLHTNVETPYGPVRGSNGGFYRYDPARKRLERTAQIAIPNPWGIAFDDYGQYFFAETSGPAVRWLMPSTVKPVYGRASPKARDLIEEEHKVRPTSGLEFISSRHFPDEVQGDLLINNTIGFLGMKQHQIIDSGTGYEGKHRQDLIWSDDGNFRPVDMEFAPDGSLYFIDWHNILIGHMQHNARDPLRDHSHGRVYRVTYPSRPLLEPAVVDGASIERLLDNLKLHEYRTRYRTRRELRSRNVGEVLTALKKWIGNLDKEDKKYELHLLEALWVSWGANSIDHGLLKQCLNADNYKVRAAAVIVLRYMGHQVDDSLELLKKAAQDPHGRVRLTAVVAASWLPEKDAFEVLDIVDKNTLDEWSVPTLDFVLNRGKDEKEKEEESSTDLTGSDLELYQKGKEIYSREGFCITCHQENGKGLKQSGFPPLSQTQWVTGSEGRLIKIALNGLYGAIEVNGEKYPGQVPMTAYGDMLGDEEIAAVLTYVRNSFGNKASVITADKVNKTRLMTQEKKGFYTPKELLEIHPLEE; the protein is encoded by the coding sequence ATGGCAGAACACCATTTTCTAGCCCATTACCTGAGAGGCGAATCCATTTTGAAGAAAATCCCGTGCTTTTCATTTTTTTTGTTGTTGGCTTTTGGATGTGATGACCATACGGGCATTGCGCTTCAAAGACACGACAGAATTGTCATCGTTGGAAGCAATATGGCTTCAAGAATGATGGATTTTGGCCATTTCGAGACCGAGCTTCATCTGAGACACCCTGAAGATTCATTGTTCATACGAAATATGGCCGACGGTGGCAATACCCCGGGCTTTTGGCCACATTCAGGGAGAAAGACCCCATGGGCGTTCGAGGGTGCCGATGCTTTTCATAAGGGTGAATTGTCGAATGATACCAACAGTCAGGGACATTTTGACTATCCCGATGAATGGCTTTCGAGGTTGAAACCCGATATTGTGCTCGCCTTTTTTGGCTACAATTCTTCTTTTAATGGAAAAGTGGGCCTTGAAAATTTTCGGGCAGAGTTGCAAGCCTATGTAAGGCACATTCTTTCAAAAAAATATAATGGGGCGAACAGCCCGAAACTTGTTCTCGTTTCGCCCAATGCCTTTCAAGACTTGTCAAAAATACTGGATGTGCCAGATGGTTCAATTGAAAATGACCGCCTTTTCGAGTACTGCAATGCCATGCGTGAAGTGGCACGGGCCAACAATGTGGTTTTTATCGATGTTTTTGCAGAGAGCAAAAAGTGGTATAAAAAGGGCGAGCCCCTGACCATCGATGGGGTTCAATTGAATGACAAGGGCTATCAAAGATTGGCCAAGTATCTTGCTGATGAAATTTTTGGAAAACAGAGACCGGAAATGATCCATGCCGATTTGGTTTTGCAGGCTGTTGATGAAAAGAACTGGATGTGGCACAACGACTACAAAATTCCGAACGGGGTACATGTGTACGGCAGGCGTTACAAACCGTACGGACCTGACAACTATCCTGATGAGCTTAAAAAGATCCGTGAGATGACCGCCATTCGCGATACGGCTATTTGGGAGGCCTTACAGGGCCATAAAAGAAACCTTTCGAAATATGATGGGTTGACCCATCAGCTTCCTGAAGTAAAGACGAACTATACGTTGGGCAATGGCGCAAAGGGCGCCCAGTATTTATATGGAGAAGATGCAGTAGCGACCATCCGCACCGCTACAGGGTACAAGGTAGAATTGTTCGCTTCTGAAAAAGAATTTCCCGATTTGGCCAATCCCGTACAGATGTCTTTTGATAACAAGGGCAGGCTTTGGGTGGCGACCATGCCCAGTTATCCACACTACCGCCCTGGAGACAGCAAACCGAATGATAAGATCATCATATTGGAAGATACCGATGAAGATGGCAAGGCCGATACGCAAACCGTTTTTGCCGATGGTCTACATGTGCCTGTAGGTTTTGAGATAACCGCCAATGGGGTATTCGTTTCCCAAGCAACACACTTGAAACACTTTAAAGATACTGATGGCGATGACAGGGCTGATGAGGTTGAAATTGTGTTGAGCGGATTTGACGACCATGATACCCATCATACCATAAGCGCCTTTTGTGCCGACCCGTCTGGGGCCATCTATATGGGCGAGGGAGTTTTTCTGCATACCAATGTCGAGACACCTTATGGACCGGTCAGGGGTTCAAACGGTGGATTTTACAGATATGACCCTGCAAGAAAGCGCCTCGAACGTACGGCACAGATAGCCATACCAAACCCTTGGGGCATTGCTTTTGACGACTATGGCCAATACTTTTTTGCCGAGACCTCAGGGCCAGCGGTACGATGGTTAATGCCCAGCACGGTAAAGCCGGTGTACGGTAGAGCCTCGCCAAAGGCAAGGGATTTGATAGAGGAGGAGCACAAGGTGCGACCAACAAGCGGTCTTGAATTTATTTCGAGTAGGCACTTTCCCGATGAAGTGCAGGGTGACTTATTGATCAACAACACCATTGGTTTTTTGGGCATGAAGCAGCATCAAATAATCGATAGTGGCACAGGTTATGAAGGTAAACATCGCCAAGACCTCATTTGGTCCGATGATGGTAATTTCAGACCTGTCGATATGGAGTTTGCACCAGACGGCTCACTCTATTTCATCGATTGGCACAACATTTTGATAGGCCATATGCAGCACAATGCCCGTGATCCCTTACGAGACCATTCGCACGGTAGGGTGTATCGAGTGACCTATCCGTCAAGGCCTTTGTTAGAACCTGCGGTAGTCGATGGGGCCTCGATTGAACGGTTGTTAGACAATCTGAAACTACATGAATACAGAACCCGGTATAGAACCCGAAGGGAACTGAGAAGCAGAAATGTCGGTGAGGTTTTAACCGCTCTCAAAAAATGGATCGGCAATCTTGATAAAGAAGACAAAAAATATGAACTTCACCTTCTTGAGGCACTTTGGGTCAGTTGGGGTGCCAACAGCATTGATCATGGGCTGTTAAAACAATGCCTTAATGCAGACAATTACAAAGTCAGGGCAGCGGCGGTGATCGTTTTACGGTATATGGGGCATCAGGTCGATGACTCACTTGAACTGTTGAAAAAAGCGGCACAAGACCCGCATGGCAGGGTGCGATTGACCGCAGTGGTCGCAGCGTCTTGGCTGCCTGAAAAAGATGCCTTCGAGGTGCTCGACATCGTAGATAAAAATACCCTCGATGAATGGTCGGTGCCAACCCTCGATTTTGTCTTAAATAGGGGAAAAGATGAAAAAGAAAAAGAAGAAGAATCGTCCACTGATTTGACCGGTAGTGATTTGGAACTTTATCAAAAGGGTAAGGAGATATACAGCAGGGAAGGATTTTGCATAACCTGTCACCAAGAGAATGGCAAAGGGTTGAAACAATCGGGTTTTCCACCCTTATCACAAACCCAGTGGGTTACGGGCAGTGAAGGGCGTTTGATAAAAATAGCATTGAATGGCCTGTATGGTGCCATCGAGGTCAATGGAGAAAAATACCCGGGCCAGGTGCCCATGACCGCTTATGGCGATATGTTGGGCGATGAAGAGATAGCGGCGGTGCTTACCTACGTGCGCAATTCATTTGGCAACAAAGCTTCGGTGATAACGGCCGATAAGGTCAACAAAACTCGTCTTATGACCCAAGAAAAGAAAGGGTTTTACACCCCTAAAGAACTGCTAGAAATACATCCATTGGAAGAATGA
- a CDS encoding ThuA domain-containing protein has protein sequence MKRIKLFGIIGFLIFGTSLFGQSKKQLNHVPHIVFVMGDEEYRSEESMPMLARILKRELAAKISLCYAVDSLGFVNPNVKDHIQGLKALATADLMVLFTRFRALPEEELALIADYVESGKPVVGFRTATHAFKYEENSALYFYNDEWPTKVFGQKWITHHGHFSDGHDPLTQVSLVENHSSEILNGVLPFKAFSWLYHVDGGNYKLYGDSKPLLMGRSLRSKHEMENRLNEFPLENPVAWTKTYTGAQNKTARVFFTTLGHPYDFKEESMRKLAINGIYWALGREKEIPEQGTNVSIEGSYQPNNSGFGDKFKKNRHPETIE, from the coding sequence ATGAAAAGAATCAAATTGTTTGGCATCATCGGTTTCTTAATTTTTGGCACAAGTCTTTTCGGACAGTCAAAAAAACAGTTGAATCATGTACCGCACATCGTTTTTGTGATGGGCGATGAAGAATACCGATCTGAAGAATCTATGCCCATGTTGGCGAGAATTCTCAAGCGTGAATTGGCCGCCAAGATCAGCCTTTGCTATGCCGTTGACTCATTGGGCTTCGTAAATCCGAACGTGAAAGACCATATACAAGGCCTTAAGGCATTGGCAACCGCAGACTTAATGGTGTTGTTCACACGTTTTAGGGCCTTGCCCGAAGAGGAGTTGGCCCTCATTGCCGATTATGTAGAAAGTGGCAAGCCGGTAGTGGGCTTTCGAACCGCTACCCACGCCTTCAAATATGAAGAGAACAGTGCGTTGTATTTTTATAATGACGAATGGCCGACCAAAGTGTTCGGCCAAAAATGGATCACCCATCACGGTCATTTTTCAGATGGCCATGACCCCTTGACCCAAGTATCACTAGTTGAAAACCATTCTTCCGAAATCTTAAATGGGGTGCTACCTTTCAAGGCTTTTTCATGGCTCTATCACGTAGATGGGGGAAATTATAAATTGTATGGTGACAGTAAGCCACTTCTAATGGGCCGTTCACTCAGGTCAAAGCATGAAATGGAAAATAGATTGAATGAATTTCCTTTGGAAAATCCGGTGGCTTGGACCAAGACCTACACAGGTGCCCAAAACAAGACGGCTCGGGTTTTTTTCACGACCTTGGGCCATCCCTATGATTTTAAGGAAGAATCGATGCGAAAGTTGGCTATAAACGGAATCTATTGGGCTTTGGGCAGGGAGAAGGAAATTCCTGAACAAGGAACAAATGTTTCCATCGAAGGAAGCTACCAACCCAATAACTCAGGTTTTGGTGA